A section of the Clostridium omnivorum genome encodes:
- a CDS encoding M42 family metallopeptidase — translation MNYSKEKIKYYLNSILTIPSPTGYTNKIMDYIKEELHLLSVPYTTTNKGAVIVTIKGKDDNYQRTFSAHVDTLGAMVKGLKSNGALSIVPVGGFMMNSVEGENCTIETLDGKTYTGTIQTIKPSVHISGQDARELKRTPENMEVVLDEKVSSKDDVEALGINVGDFVCFDARTTFTEKEFIKSRHLDDKASVGILLYAIKYITENNIELPHTTNFFISSYEEVGHGAAAAIPENTKEFISVDMGAPGLDQNSSEYSVCICAKDSSGPYDLDLRKKLVDTCKENNIDYKIDIYPFYGSDASAALGAGWDIRAGLIGPGVFASHAYERTHMDAVIATLDLVIKYSTEE, via the coding sequence ATGAATTACAGCAAGGAAAAAATTAAGTATTATTTAAACAGCATTCTTACAATTCCTAGTCCAACAGGTTATACAAACAAGATAATGGACTACATAAAGGAAGAACTACATCTTTTAAGCGTTCCATATACTACTACTAACAAAGGTGCAGTTATTGTAACTATAAAGGGTAAAGATGATAATTATCAAAGAACTTTTTCAGCACATGTAGATACATTAGGTGCTATGGTTAAAGGATTAAAGTCAAATGGTGCTCTTTCAATAGTTCCAGTAGGCGGCTTCATGATGAATTCTGTAGAAGGCGAAAATTGTACTATAGAAACTCTTGATGGTAAAACTTACACAGGCACTATACAAACCATAAAACCATCAGTACATATCAGCGGTCAAGATGCTCGTGAACTAAAAAGAACTCCTGAAAATATGGAAGTTGTTTTAGATGAAAAAGTATCTTCAAAAGATGATGTAGAGGCACTTGGAATCAATGTTGGAGATTTTGTTTGTTTTGATGCAAGAACAACCTTTACTGAAAAGGAATTCATAAAGAGCAGACACCTAGATGATAAGGCAAGTGTTGGTATTCTCTTATATGCAATAAAATATATTACAGAAAATAATATTGAACTTCCACATACTACAAATTTCTTTATTAGTTCATATGAAGAAGTTGGACATGGTGCTGCTGCTGCTATACCTGAAAACACAAAAGAATTTATTTCAGTAGATATGGGAGCTCCAGGTCTGGACCAAAACTCCTCAGAATACAGTGTATGTATTTGTGCTAAAGATTCTTCAGGTCCTTATGATTTAGACCTTAGAAAAAAGCTTGTTGATACTTGCAAGGAAAACAACATTGATTATAAAATAGACATATACCCATTTTACGGTTCTGATGCCTCTGCAGCACTTGGTGCTGGTTGGGATATAAGAGCTGGACTTATTGGTCCTGGAGTATTTGCATCTCATGCTTATGAAAGAACTCATATGGATGCTGTAATTGCTACTCTTGATTTAGTTATAAAATATTCCACTGAAGAGTAA
- a CDS encoding TolB family protein, with protein sequence MKKDFIRFSIVAILVTALALYFNSLSIEKRKTLMDDKDNNLSTSVSNLNSYEKNNAVVAEGIYFNPVLNSDGSKLLFGNGDNIYEMQLSSNETNQLTKIGGCYNPSYSKDDELITFARSNGIYILDRKSNEIKKVISSEDPQKTFAKPNFTPDGDIIYFSVTVLPGPEGHGFVEKEPGVYKISKDGKNNENIIEGYNPSLSNDGIKLAYELKEKIYTLNLQTKENKLIDIGKYAAWSPDSNYISYTKFEKQTSAYKKGLWHKNLYLDKDYSNVWIANISNNKKIKVTKEEFEDKDSEIKEWAKEAIKFNMEQHFLVPSKQSFFDSTWGKNSDELYALRYSSKTSNFELVRYNINFK encoded by the coding sequence GTGAAAAAGGATTTTATAAGATTTAGCATAGTAGCAATTTTAGTTACAGCATTAGCTTTGTATTTCAATAGTTTGAGTATAGAGAAAAGGAAAACTTTAATGGATGATAAAGATAATAATTTAAGCACAAGTGTCTCTAACTTAAATAGTTATGAAAAAAATAATGCTGTAGTAGCTGAGGGAATTTACTTTAATCCGGTACTAAATAGTGACGGCAGTAAATTATTGTTTGGAAATGGAGATAACATTTATGAAATGCAGCTTAGCAGCAATGAAACAAATCAGCTTACTAAAATTGGTGGATGCTATAACCCTTCTTACTCGAAAGACGATGAATTAATCACTTTTGCAAGGAGTAATGGGATATATATATTAGATAGGAAGTCAAACGAAATAAAAAAGGTAATTTCTTCAGAGGATCCTCAAAAGACTTTTGCTAAACCTAACTTTACTCCTGATGGAGATATTATTTATTTTAGCGTAACTGTGCTGCCAGGACCAGAAGGACATGGATTTGTAGAAAAAGAACCAGGAGTTTATAAGATTTCAAAAGATGGCAAGAACAATGAGAATATTATAGAAGGGTATAATCCTTCATTATCCAATGATGGAATAAAACTAGCCTATGAACTTAAAGAAAAAATATATACTCTGAATTTACAGACAAAGGAAAATAAACTTATAGATATAGGAAAATATGCAGCATGGTCGCCAGATAGCAATTACATAAGCTATACAAAATTTGAAAAACAAACCTCCGCATATAAAAAAGGTTTATGGCATAAAAATTTATATCTTGATAAAGATTATTCAAATGTATGGATAGCAAATATAAGCAATAACAAAAAAATTAAAGTAACGAAGGAAGAGTTTGAAGACAAGGATTCTGAAATTAAAGAATGGGCAAAAGAAGCTATTAAATTTAATATGGAGCAGCATTTTTTAGTTCCCAGTAAGCAAAGTTTTTTTGATAGTACTTGGGGGAAAAACAGCGATGAACTCTATGCGTTAAGATATAGCTCAAAAACTAGTAACTTTGAACTAGTTCGATATAACATAAACTTTAAATAA